One Dictyostelium discoideum AX4 chromosome 3 chromosome, whole genome shotgun sequence genomic region harbors:
- the hspJ gene encoding heat shock protein Hsp20 domain-containing protein, whose protein sequence is MSCSIILPNLINFINNDNNNIFEKNNEIQKQQQEEENKSNQVNNILNSIIESKFTSLNPKLKIQETPNQYQIKALIPLNFNKEEISVNVKNNRLIISAFKEIKFENQEKTKLTKFEKYQKTINVSNKNLDFSSIKAQFKDNTLTITIFKQSFEKEIKINIE, encoded by the coding sequence atgtctTGCTCAataattttaccaaatttaattaatttcattaataacgacaataataatatttttgaaaagaataatgaaattcaaaaacaacaacaagaagaagagaataaatcaaatcaagttaataatatattaaattcaataattgaatCTAAATTTACATCATTAAATCCaaagttaaaaattcaagaaacaccaaatcaatatcaaattaaagcattaataccattaaattttaataaagaagaaattagtgttaatgtaaaaaataatcgtttaataatttcagcatttaaagaaattaaatttgaaaatcaagaaaaaacaaaattaactaaatttgaaaaatatcaaaaaacaattaatgttagtaataaaaatttagatttcTCCTCAATTAAAGCTcaatttaaagataatacTTTAacaattactatttttaagcAATcctttgaaaaagaaattaaaattaatattgaataa
- the ctns gene encoding hypothetical protein, translating into MSALSIISIIIGWIYFACWSLSFYPQVILNFRKKNVIGLSFDFLLFNITGYACYSVFNSVLYFDKLVKNEYYDKYGPPIPVQQSDIAFAIHGFVLTAITIIQCFIYDRGNQKNSKLGIGIATLIWVSLIVMTILGFSNVFTWLWVINYYSYVKLFITFIKYIPQAYLNFKNKSTSGWSVHNVLLDFSGGVLSLLQMFLDVADSGNWNIFTGDPVKLGLSLFSIAFDILFIIQHYILYRNPKSKGYQNLNDNNIPNNNNNNNNNINNNTPHQIIINNSLIGEEDQ; encoded by the exons ATGTCAGCATTATCcattatttcaattataattggATGGATATATTTTGCATGTTGGAGTCTTTCATTTTATCCACaagttattttaaattttagaaaaaaaaa tgtTATAggtttatcatttgattttttattatttaatataactGGATATGCATGTTATTCAGTATTTAATAGTGTActttattttgataaattagtAAAGAATGAATATTATGATAAATACGGACCACCAATACCAGTACAACAGAGTGATATAGCATTTGCAATACATGGTTTTGTATTGACTGCAATAACGATTATACAATGTTTTATATATGATAGAGGTAATCAAAAGAATTCTAAATTGGGTATTGGAATAGCGACACTTATTTGGGTGTCATTAATTGTTATGACTATATTAGGTTTCTCAAATGTATTCACATGGCTATGGGTAATAAACTACTACTCATATGTTAAACTATTTATAACTTTTATAAAGTATATACCTCAAgcttatttaaattttaaaaataaatcaacaagTGGTTGGAGTGTACATAATGTTTTATTGGATTTCAGTGGTGGtgtattatctttattacaAATGTTTTTAGATGTTGCTGATTCTGGAAATTGGAATATATTCACTGGTGATCCTGTAAAATTAggtttatctttatttagtATTGCTTTTGATATATTATTCATAATTCAACATTATATTCTATATCGTAATCCAAAATCAAAAGgttatcaaaatttaaatgataataatattccaaataataataataataataataataatattaataataatacccctcatcaaattattataaataatagtttaattggtgaagaggatcaatag